The window AGGACGGTGCGGCAGCCAGAGTCAGGGTGGTGGGAGCGCCGCTGCAGGTCCACCAGCTGGTGGCTCACCTCGTAGGCCACCATGGACTGCAGGCTGGCGTAGTGTTCGCCCTGCGGGCCCCCGCGGAGCCGTTCCATGATCTGTAGCTTTGTCACCACatccttggagatgaaggagaagatGGTGCCCAGGCTGTTCAGAAACCTGCATGAGGTGAGCATGGGCTGTGTCGCAGGTACTGCAAAGCCTCCTGGGGGCAGGAGCAGCTTTGCCCAGACCGCTGGGCCCTAGGACCCATCAGTGAGCTGTTCCCCCAAAAGCTGTGCCCCTTGCACAGATCCCGCCCCTCTCCAGGACAGGAGACGAGGGAGGCGCTGTCAGCGTCCCCACAGAGACCCAGCACACACCTGACCAGGCCCCTCCAGCAGGTGATGTAGTGGTCCATGAGGACCTCCTCTTCCTCACTGAGGCACTGCTTGAAATTGACCAGAACGACTTTCAAATTAAAGTCTGTCTCCAGATCACCCATTTTCCACTCAGAGCTGAAACACAAGGGCCATGCTGGTCATTTCACTGGGAACCAGCTCATtcagcatttgttttgttttgtttcctttttctttttggtggggAGAGGCTGGAAAGGCCCAGCTGCAATCATGCCCTACCCACCAGAGGCTCGGGGACGGCACTGCCTCCTCTTGCAATGACGTCCCTCCCAGGGCTGGCCGCCTCCCACACCCCTGCCTCAGCCACCTCTATTGGACACTCTTGGCACTTGCCCAGCCACTTGCCTTGTGGCCTTTGTACCTGCCGTGTCTGTGCCCACACCCTGGCTCTGTCCTGCCACCCTGGCAGCTCAAACATCACCTTCTCAGAGAGGCTGTCCCTGGCCACCTCTCAGGCCCACAAAACCACTCTGCTGTGTCACTTGCAGCCTGGAATGCTCACCAATGTCTTCCTGTGTATGTGTTCATCGGTCACTGGACTTGTCGCtagagtgtgtgtgtgcttttacTAGTACGAGAAACAATCACTGGGTCCCTGCCAAAGCCAGGCATGTGCTAGAGACTTGCGATGCATCGTGAGTGAGTGAGGCAGGCGTCAGGCTGTCAGGGTGAGAGTGAGTGACACGTCCGGGAGGTTCCCAGGTGACAAAGCTTATGGGAC of the Tamandua tetradactyla isolate mTamTet1 chromosome 2, mTamTet1.pri, whole genome shotgun sequence genome contains:
- the CPTP gene encoding ceramide-1-phosphate transfer protein, coding for MGDLETDFNLKVVLVNFKQCLSEEEEVLMDHYITCWRGLVRFLNSLGTIFSFISKDVVTKLQIMERLRGGPQGEHYASLQSMVAYEVSHQLVDLQRRSHHPDSGCRTVLRLHRALRWLQLFLEGLRTSPEDARTAALCTDSYNASLAAYHPWIIRRAVTVAFCALPTRKVFLEAMNVGSPEQAVEMLGEALPFIEHVYDISQKLYAEHALLDLP